A window of Rhipicephalus microplus isolate Deutch F79 chromosome X, USDA_Rmic, whole genome shotgun sequence genomic DNA:
AGAGCGTACAAGAGCGGTTTTCATGGGCACTTGTGTCAATAGCGTGCAGCTTGCGACCCTATCAAAACGTACGCAGTTTACGTCACCAAGAAAATAGTTCAAAAGAGACAAAAGTACGACGATGTTTTTGGTTAAACTGCATCATACATTTTCTGGTATTAGAAGTGAACATGAGAAcataaccaccatatgtataCTTGTGTGAAGCACTGAGACTTATATTGTGTTGTGCTTATATGCACGAGCTAGACTCTGTAGAATGGTTAATAAAGAAGACGTATGTACAAATATACAAAGCGAGACGCATTCAGTGCTTACTCTCAAATCAACTGATTCCTCGATCCACGCATGTTacgtgttgttctaataaacattTCATGATATCAGACCACACATCTGATTCGCTCATTTTTCCTACGGCCTGAAAACAACTCCGGTGTCCATTGGTTCTCGATCAAACCTTATCTTTCAGCCTGAGTTTTGGTAACATTGTGCACCTCAGTGCACTCTACCGTTTAAGCAAACTTCTTTTCTAATTGTGGTTACCACCATCCACCTGTCATTCCGCCGCCGAAGCCGTGTGCTCCTCCAAAACCCACCATTCCCCCACCAAGACCACCGCCATACCCTCCACCTCCGCTGCCCCTGAGGACCACAATTTTAGAGCTGGCAGCATGACTTCCAAAACCACCACTTTCGAGGCCTCCCCCGTAACCACCGCCAACACCGAGTCCAGATACGATTCCGGGGCTGTAGCTTCCTCCGCCGTAGCCAGGTGAGATGGCACCGCCGAATCCGCCGCCGCCGAATCCACCACCAACGTGCGCTGGCTTGACTATGTACGCTGGTCCGACCGCATAAGCCTGGCcccctccgccgccgccgccaccaccatagCTTCCTCCTGATATGTAGCTCGTTCCTAAACCAGCGCCGAAGCCGGGTCCAAAGCTTGATCCTAATCCTCCCCCGTAGCCGCCACCACCGAATCCGCCGCCTCCAAGTCCTCCGAATCCACCGCTAAATGCTCCTGGAATTGTGCAGCATACTGCGGCCAGCAGCTGCAAATAAACAAAAGAGAGGGAGAACATCCCCTTGACGTTTGCTCTGGATACATACACATTTAGACTTTACTGTTTGATTGGAATATGTATAGCAAACTATGATACTTTGTTCTGACCAAGACCTTGTGGCTCACATTAGGCTTTAATAAGCTGCTATGCGTcactgaacaaaaataaaaggccAACCGAGTTTTTAGTGATTGTGCCCGAACTTTCCTACTTGCTTATCTGGTAATAAACTGTATCTTTGCTACTACGTACCTACGTGAGCAAGTTGTAAAACTAGTATTGCATCATATTCTCGTTCTTCCAAGCATTATTGAATGCTTTCTTGCAGAGCTGCCGAAAAATGCTTATAATAAATTATAGAACAATGACCAGGAAAACTTTAATAACTTGGTTGGCTTTTTGCGCTTCTTAGTACCATGATGAAAGCTTACAAACTCGCCAAAGTAAGCGTTCTTCTAAACACAACTATAAGTACAGTTTGCGTGATGTGATATTAATAATTCTTCTTATCCCCGTTTCACCGCATCAGCATTATTCTTGTTGCCATGCAGCAAAATTAGAACTTTAGCACTCAATTCGTTTTGATTGGCAAAATGAATAGAAGTGTTTCAATTGAGTTTTTGTTTCAAGCAAACAAATACCGAACAAAGATAAAAAGTAACTTGTCAACTAGCCTGGTTGAGGCTATTTGGCAAATATCCTGGAAATCAAACCAAAGAAGGTTCCTGTTAATACTCGTTTCTTCTAACCACCTTGCTACAGCTACTCGCACGTAATGTATGTAAATAAGACAGTAAAACGAATACTAACG
This region includes:
- the LOC119176881 gene encoding uncharacterized protein LOC119176881 gives rise to the protein MTLVLLLAAVCCTIPGAFSGGFGGLGGGGFGGGGYGGGLGSSFGPGFGAGLGTSYISGGSYGGGGGGGGGQAYAVGPAYIVKPAHVGGGFGGGGFGGAISPGYGGGSYSPGIVSGLGVGGGYGGGLESGGFGSHAASSKIVVLRGSGGGGYGGGLGGGMVGFGGAHGFGGGMTGGWW